Genomic DNA from Desulfovibrio aminophilus DSM 12254:
CGCCGACCAGGGTCTTGAAGTCGAAGGGCCCTTCGGGCTTGTCGCTGCGTCCGTGGCCGCGCAGGTCCGGGACGATGACGCGATGACGGGGGGAAAAATACTCGCTCTGGGGAGTCAGAAACGCGGCGTCGCAACTGTTGCCGTGAATCAGAAGCAACGGGGGATCGCCGCGCCCCCGCTCGTCCAGCACGAGCCGGACGCCGTCGCGCGCCCGGACTTCGCGCTCCAGGGTCATGCGCATTCCGAGAGCGGCAGGAAGACCCGGAAGATGGAGCCCTTGCCTTGCTCGGAGTCGGCCTCGATGTCGCCGCCGTGCTGATCCACGGCCTTGCGGACGATGAACAGCCCGAGCCCGGTGCCCTTGGAGCCCTTGGTGGAAAAGAAGACGCTGAAGAGCTTTTCCAGGGTCTCGCGGTCCATGCCGATACCGTTGTCCTCCACTTCCACCACCAGATCCTCGTCCTTGCGATAGGCCCGAAACACCACCCGGTGCTCTTTTTTGGCCGTGTCCTGGACGCAGGCGTCCACGGCGTTCTCCAGGAGATTGACCAAGGCCGGGGCCAGGACCGAGGGGTCGCCCACCAGACGGCCCAGCCCGCTCTGAAACTCGCGGACGAAGGACACGCCGAGCTTCTCGGCCTTGGGACCGGCGGAATCGGCCACCCCTCCCAGGAGTTCGGCGACGTCCAGATCCTGAATATTCATATCCCGCTTGCGGGCCCAGAACAAGATGTCCATGACCATGCCCTTGATGCGGCCGACGAGCTGGGTCACGGACTCCCAACCTTCGGTCAGGCGCGTCTGGTCGCCCTTGGCCAAGCCGGAATTGACCTTGTACATGGCTCCGTCCAGGGCCGTGAGCAGTCCCTTGATGCCGTGCGAGAGCGAGGCGATGAGCATGCCCAGGGAGGTCAGGTGCTCCTGAAGACGGCGGACCTCGGTAATGTCGGCGGCCAGTTCCAGAACCTGGACCACGCGGTCCTGGGCATCGCGGATGGGCGCGGTCCAGACCAGGGCGTTGATGCGTCCGCCGCCGCAGGTCAGGAACTGGGTCTCCAGGCGATGGGACTGGCCATCCTTGAAAGTCAGCAGCGCCGGGCACTCCGGGCAGGGGTCGTTGCGGCCGTGGCAGGCGCGGTGGCACAGCGCGCCCTCATGTTCCCCGAATTCCTTGCGGAAGCGACGATTGGCCGCGGCGATGGTCAGGTCCGGGTTGACCAGGGCGATGGCGCAGGGGGTTTCGTCGAAAAGCTGACGATAGAGCTGTTGGGTGTTGCGAAGCTCATCCTGGAGACGGCGAACCTCACCCACATCTCCGGAAATTTCCAGAACCAGTTCCACCTCGCCGTTGGCCCCCCGGATGGGCACGGTATGCACCATGACGGGATGGTCGTTGCCGTTGACGCAGACCACCACCTCGCGGGAGTGCTGACTCTGACCCGTGGCCAGGGTGCGGGCCACCGGCGAACCGTCGGGGGCGTCGGTCCCGTTCTTGTAGACTTCCCAACTGCCCAGCCCGACCTTGTCGCCGAGACGGTCCTTGTAATAGCGGTTCACGGAGAGGACCGTTCCATGGCGGTCGTGCAGGGAGACGAAACTCGGAAGATCGTTGAAGAACCGGATGTCGCCGGCGAAATCCCGGGAGAGCCCCTGCAGGGCCTGGGTCAGCCCCTCCATCACCTGTCCGGCGGCCTTCTGGCGCTCGTAATCCACGATGCGCGAGGCCTGCTCCTGGACCAGGCGTTCCAGGTTCTCGGTGTATTCGCGCATCTTGGCGCGCATCTCGATGCGCTCGGTGGCGCGACGCAAGGCGATCTCAAGAACCTCCGGGCTCACGGGCTTATTGATGAAGTCCGCGGCCGAAAGTTTGAGACTCTCGATGGCCACGTCCAGGTCGCCGTGGCCGGTGATCATGATGACTTCGGTGTCCGGGGACTCCAGCTTGACGGCCCGCAGAAGATCGATGCCGCTCATGCCGGGCATGCGGATGTCCGTGATGACTATCGGCGGGTGGTGTTCACGGAAGACGCGCATGGCCTCCTCGCCGCTGGCTGCGGTGAAGACCTCATAGCCCATGTCGGCCAGGGTGATGGCCACCACGCGGCGGATGCCGTCTTCATCGTCGACGAGCAGAAGGGAATCAACCATGGGTCGCGGCTCCGCCCCCGCCTGGACCGGATCTCTCCGCCGCGCGCGGGGGGCAATGTCGCATGGCGGAATACCTCATTGAAACGGTAGGGTAATCTTCGAGGAGAGGGGCCGCTCCGGCCCCGTCGGGACCGGGGCGGCGCCCGGTCCCAGCCTTACGGCTTGCCGATGGTCTGTTCGACGATCCTCAGGACTTCCTGGGGATCGAAAGGCTTGTTCACTGTGGCCACGGCTTTGCGGATGGCCAGATGGATGCCCGCCAGACCGCTGATCACGATCACCGGAATGTCCTTGTACTCGTCTTTCTGGGTGTACTTGCGATAGAACCGGGGGCCCCACTCGTTGGGCATCTCCAGGTCCAGGGTGATGAGCTGGGGCTTCTCCTTCTCCAGCACGCCCAGGGCCGCCTCGCCGTCCGAGGCGCTGCACGTCTCGTAGCCGTTGTCCTTGAACACGGAGACGAGGTACTCGACGATGGCCGGGTCGTCGTCCACGACCATGATCTTCTTCGCCATGATGTCCCCCTTTTGGGTTGTGTCCCTCAACATCTGCCGACGGGCCGCCCGCGCGGACCGTCAGCCGTTTCCCCTGAGCAGCCGTTCGGCCGCGGCCAGCAGGGCCTCCGGCTTCGGCGGCTTCTCCACATACGCCTCGGGCCCGGGCAGCGGGCCGCCGGTGGCGGCCCGCAACGTTTCCAGGGCATGTTCGAAGGTCGGTCCGCCCACCGCCGAGACGATCATCACCGGCACACGGCTCAACCGCTCGTCGGCCTTGAGTTCACGGAACATGCGGATGCCGCCGTCGCCCGGCATCATGAGATCCAGGCTGATGAGGACCGGGGCCTCCTCGCGGGCCTTGCGCAGACCTTCCTCGCCGTCGCGGGCAAGCACCGGCCTGAAGCCGGCGCTCTCGAACACCGCGCCGATGAAGATGCGCAGATGCATTTCGTCATCCACGACGAGCACCGCAGGCCGCGTCATTCCACTCTCCCGGCCGAGCCTAGTCCGAACCGGGACGGGCGCCGTAGGGCGTGACGTCCACCTTGTCGGGGTGGTTCACGCTGAGCACCGGACAAGCCGAGCGCAGGACAACCTGCTCCACGGTGCTGCCCAGCAGGGCCTTCTCCGGATCCACCTCGCGGGTGTGGTGGGCCATGACCACGAGGTCGGCCTTGCTCTCACGGGCGAACTTCAGAACCTCCACGTGGGGCGTGCCCTCGCGGATGGTGACCGTGAAGTTGTCGAACTCGCCCATGTTGGCCACGTACTTGGCCTGCATCTTCTCCTCGGCCTCGCGCACCTTGGCCTCGATGGCGGCCTGGTTGGGCGCGTGCAGTTCGTTCTCCGCGCTCAGGTCCACGCAGTGGAAGAGGTGCAGGGTGCAGCCGATGTCGGCGGCCACGTTGCGGGCGAACTGGAAGGCGTAGTCCGAGGCCTTGGAGAAGTCCGTGGCCACGACGATGTTGGCGAAGTAGGACCAGCAGGTCACACAGGGACGGCTGACGATGAGCACGGGGCAGCGGGCGGACTTGGCCACCTTCTGCATGGTGCTGCCGGCGATGGCCCGGTGCCGGGAAGCGCCGATGTCCTCGGGCCGGTTGTGCGCGCCCATGATGATCAGATTCACGTCATCCTTGCGGGCCTTGCGCAGGACCTCGGTGTGCGGCTCGCCCACCAGGGCCTCGAAGGCGGCGCTGGGGTGATCCTTGGCCTGCTTCTCATAATACTGCTTCATCTCCTCCAGGACCAAACCGACGAGGTTCTCGTCGCCCTCCACGCGCTCCCCAGTGCGGACGTCCCGATATTCGAGCCCGAATCCGCGCGAGGGCAGACCGAAGACATGGAACACGGAAAGTCGCGAATGATTCTTGCGGGACAGCTCAAAAGCGACCTTGGCCGCGTCGTCGCAGGTCGGGGACGCCGTGGTGGCGAACAGAATCTTCTCGAACATGAGGCTACCTCCTTAAGGAGCATTCGGTTGGTGTTCCATGAAACGCGAGCTGCCAGCCGATTCCTTCCAGCACGTCGAACAGGGTGTATGTCGTCTCGAAGACGAAGACATTGACCTTGTCGCCGAACACGACGTGCCGCAAACCACCCAGGCGGACCGGCACGTCCAGCAGATGTTCCAGCTGATAGGACTTGATCTCCAGCGCCTCGCCGGCGGCCATGCCGTGGAACGCATGGTAGATGTCCAGGCGCGGCTTGCCCGGAAACCCGACCATTTCCACGGTCCTGGTCAGTTGCAGCCAATCCAGGCCGGCGGGCCGGCAATCCCGTTCCGGCCAGGAGCCGTAACGTTCCAGCATGCCCGGGAAAAACCTATTGACGCGCGGCAATTCGGGATAACGCTTGAGCAGGAGAAAGAAACTGCGGAGCGTGAATCCCGGATTGAGTTGAACGGAATTGCTGAAGAACGGCAGCGGATCATCCCCGATGGGCCTGCCGCGCTCCATCATGCGGCCGTCCGGTTGCAACTCCACCATGTCCATCAGCAAAATCCTATAAAAAAGGTATACTTTTCCTGGCCCAATATTCCAAAACAAAAAACGCGTCAAGAAGCTCCCGGGCCGCTTTTTTCTACATCCCCGTCGAACCGCTCCCCCGAAGGGTTTCCGGGCGTGGCAGCCTCGCAGTGAAGGTCGTTCCTCGCCCCGGCGCGGACTCCACCTCCAGAACCCCGCCGTGCTGTTCGACGATTTTCCGGCTGGCGGCCAGACCCAGCCCCGTGCCGCGGCCGCCCTTGGTGCTGAAAAACACCGTGAAGAGCATGTCCACGGTGTCCGCGTCCATGCCAGGTCCGTTGTCCCGAACAACGTAGCGCACCCCTCCCCCCGCGTCCGGCTCCACCCGCAGTTCCACCCGACACGGCTCGGGCCGCTCCCCGCGCTCGGCGCAGGCGTCCAGGGCGTTGACCACGAGATTGAGCAAGCAGCGGTGCATGGCCTCGGGGTCCAAGAGAGCCTGAGACATACCCGGAGCCTTGTCCAGGACCAGATCGACGCCCTGCTCCCGGGCCCGCGCACGCATCAGGGCGGCGATCTCCTCCAGGGGACCGGCGGGATCGGTGGGATGGAAATGAAGTTCCTCCGGCCGCGAGTAGTCCAGCAGCGCCAGGGAGAGATCCTTGATCTTCTCCACGTTGGCCTTGAGCATCTCCCACCCCTGCTCCAGGTAGACCCGGCGATCCTGTTTGAGCCCCTGCTCCAGGAGAAAGATACAGCCCTCCAGCCCGCCCGCGATGTTCTTGATGGCGTGGGCCATGCCCGCCGCGGCCTGCCCGGCGGCCGCCAGCCGCTCGGCGCGCACCAGTGCTCGCGACTTCTCCTCGACCATCCGCTCCAGGTTGGTCGTGTACTCCCGCAACTGGCGCCGAAGATGGCTCCGCTCGCGGGCCCGCTTCAGAGCGATCTCCAAAATCGCGTCGTTGACGGGCTTGGTCACGAAGTCGGCGGCCTCGCGCTGAATGCTCTGAATGGCCAAATCGATGTCGCCGTGGCCGGTGATCATGATCACCTCCACGTCCGGGTCGCGCTTCTTGAGCCGCTCCAGCAGCTCGATGCCGTCCATGCCGGGCATCTTGATGTCCGTGAGCACCACCCCCGGCCGAACCCGGTCGAAGACGGCCAGGGCTTCCTCGCCGGTGCGGGCCGTATGCACCACGTACCCGGCGTCGGCCAGGGACAGGGAGAGCACCGTGCGGATGCCCTCTTCGTCATCCACCAGCAGCAGATTCCTATCCATGCCTCTCCCCTTCGTTCTTCCATTCCGGGAAAGTCATCACGAAGCGGGTCCACTCCCCTTCCACGGACTCGGCGCGGATGGTCCCCCCGCAGTCCTTGATGATCCCGTAGCTGATGGACAATCCGAGGCCCGTGCCCTTGCCGACCTTCTTGGTGGTGAAGAACGGCTCGAAGATCTTGTCCAGGATGCCCCGGGGAATGCCCCGGCCCGTGTCCTCGACCTCCACCCGCACACCGCCGGAGATCCTCCGCGAAGTGATCGTGATCCGCTTTCCGCCCGGCGGGGCCGTGGTCCCGGCCCACCTTTCCTCAATGGCGTCGCGGGCGTTGATGAGCATGTTGATGAAAACCTGCTCCAGCCGCCCCGGGTCGGCCTTGATGGGCGGCAGGCTCTCGTCCAGCCGCCAGTCCACGGTGATCTCGCGCAACTTGAGCTGCTGGCTGAAGATGTCGAAGGCCCGCCGCAGGACTTCATTGACCCGCACCGGCTCCAGGCTCATCTCAGGCTTACGGCCGAACTCCCGAAGATGGTTGATGATCCTGGTGGCCCGGTCCACATGACTGTCGATCTCACGGGCCATGGTGCCCAAAATTTCCTCGTCGATGGGCTCCTTGCGGCTGATCTTGCGGGCGATGAAGCTGCTGGCGGTCTTGATCACCGAAAGCGGCTGGTTCAGCTCATGGGCCACACCCGTGGCCATCTCGCCGAGGGTGGCCATCTTCGAGGCCTGAATGAGCTGCTGCTCGGTCTCCAGGCGTTTGGTGATGTCGCTGGTGGTCACGAGCAAGACCTTGCGGCCCGAATACTCCGAGGGCGAGACGCGCACGGTCACGTAGATGCTGCGGCCGTCCCTGATGACGTTCTTGGCCCGATCCAAGACACGGGCCTGACGCAGCAGATCCGCCGTGGCCTCGCGCTCCTCCTCGCGCCAGAATTCCAGAAAGGAGGTACCCACCAGCTCATTCTTCTCGAAACCGTAGATGGCCTGGGCGGACTCGTTGCAGTCCAGGACGTTCAGGGTTTCGGCGTCAAGCACGAATAGCGGGTTGGGCGTGTTCTTGAAGATGGCCAAGTACTTGCGCTCGGAGCGTTCGAGCTTCTGCTCCAACTGCTTGCGCGAGGAGATGTCCAGACTCATTTCCATGGCCGCCACGATCTCGCCCTCGGCGTTACGCACCGGCGAGGTCGTCACCAGCCAATGCCGCATGCGACCGTCGGCGTCCGGCCCCGACTCCTCGCTGCAGTACGAGCGACCGGTCTGAAAGGTCAGCTCCACAGGGCAGTTGGGACACTTCTCGTTGCGCCCCTTGTAGGCGTGATAACAAAAGTCCGCGTTCTTCGGCTTGAACTTCTCCTTGAACTCCAAGTTGTAGCGCAGCAGCCGGAAGTTGCGGTCCTGCACCGTGATGATGCAGGGCACATGCGAGAAGAGATATTGGTACTCATCCTTCTGGCGATTCAGTTCGATCTGCTTGTTGCTGATGTCCCGGCCCATATCCGTGATGGACTTGGCCAGCTGCCCCATCTCGTCCTCGTGGTCGATGTCGATGCGGGAACACTCTCCGCCCTTGGCGATGAGCTGGGTGCCCACGATGAGCTTGCGGATAGGCCGGATCACGAACCGCAGCATGAAGATGTAGATCACCGAGGCCAGGGCCAGGAAGACCACGGCCGTGAAACCGATGATGCGGTTCTTGAAGAGCGCCACCTCGCGATCCAGATCCTCTAGGGAGACGACCACGTCGATGGCCCCGAGGATCTTCTTGTCCGATGGGTGGTAATGGCAGCCCTCGGTGCAGCCCGGCTCGTTGTAGACCGGGTCCAGGATGCCCATGAGGCGTGTGCCGTCCCAATTCTCGAAAACCCGGATGCGCTCGTCCAGGGCCAAAGAGGACAACGGCGGCGAGGCGCGGTGGCAGACGTGGCAGGCCTCGGCCTCGATGTTGGTGCGGGTGTCGATCTCCCGCTCCACGTTGGAATATTTTATTTCTCCGGCCTTGTTGTATATGCGCAGGGCCAGGATGTCCTTCTGCCGGCCGATGTTGGCGATGATCTGCTGGATGTCCTCGCGGGAGTTGAGCATCATGGCGTAATGCGTACCGAGCTTGATGGTCGTGCCCAGGCGGTCGGCCTCGGCCACCATGTAGCCCATGAGCTGTTCCTCCTGATGCACGATGGCCAAGTAGGACAGCCCCGCGATGCTCAGGAGCAGGCCGAGCCCCGTGGAGATGATGAGCTTGGCGGTCAGGCTCTGCCGCACCAGCTTCGGAATGCCCCGCATGATTCCCGCCCGCCTCCACCGGCTGCACTTTTTCAGACGACGCCCAGACCGTCCTCGACGCCCGGCCGGACGTCCCCGAGACACCGCCGGGCCTCAACTGCATTGCCTACCGAAACGCTCTTGTATGCTATCTCATATCAGTTTGCATTGTCACCACTTTTTTGGTTCGAGTAAAGCATACCTCTTTTGTCCGAATAAGTATGAAGACATACTAAATTAGTCGGGAATGAACAACGGCGGCGTATACCGTAGTAAAAAAATCCATGATTCGGACGCTGGCCTTTTTTTTGCCGAATCCCTCTTTTCAAAATACGAAAAAGATGTTAGTGTCACAGTATTAAATAAGTATATCAATATCTTGTATCATTCATGAAACGTGGTAAGTTCTCTTTTTCGCGTGCCCGCGTACCGGTCACCCGCATCGACCGGTGCGCCAACCTCAATTGAGTCAAGGAGGCCCTATGCTGCACCCTGCTTCCTCATGGGACTGGCAGCCTGGTGAGCGAGTGGTGCTGGATTCCACTGCCTGTCCGGCGCCGCATGAATGGCAGGAGGAGCCCCATGTCTCGCCCGACGGCGAGAAATTCGGGGCGATCGTCCGCCTGGACGACGGCCTTTTCACCCTTTGCGTGAACGGAACCCCCTGGGAGGCCACGTTCGACAAGATTTGGAACCCGCGCTTCAGCCCTGACGGGCGGCTGACCTCCATCGTGCAGCAGGACGGGGAATGGACCCTGGCCGTGGACGGCGAAGCCTGGCCCGAGAACTATGCCTACCTCTGGTCCACCATGTTCTCGGCCGACGGTTCGGTCATCGCCGCGGCCATCCAGCAGGACGGCGAGTATGGTCTCTGCATCGACGGCGCTCCGTGGGAAACCCTCTACGAAAACGCCAACCAGTTCACCCTAAGCCGTGACGGCCAGGCCACCGCCGCGGTGGTCCAGATGCAGTCCATGGCGGCGGCGGATCTCGCCGCCTTCCAGCGCGGCGTGTTCTCAGTGGCGATCAACGGCCAGCCCTGGGAACGCACCTTCGTCAACGTCTATACGCCGACCTTCGACGCCTCGGGTAGCCGCGTGGCCGCCCAGGTTCGCCTCAATCTTTACGACTACGGCATCGCCGTGGACGGAGAGACCTGGAAGCAGACGTACGCCTGCGTCTGGGAACCGCGCTTCAATCCGGCCTCCGGCGCGGTGGTCGCGCCGGTGCGCATCGCCGGTTCCTGGGGCCTGGCCCAGGACGGCCAGATCATCTGGGAGCCGGTCTTCGCCCAGTGCTGGCAGCAGGCCTTCAGCCGCGACGGCAAGACCATCGCCGCCATCGTGGCCACGGGCTACGGCAAATTCACCGTGGCCGTGAACGCCAAGCCCTGGGCCGCCACCTTCCCGGTGGTGACCGACCTGACGCTTTCCGCCGACGGCAAGCGCGCCGCGGCCCTGGCCAACGAGTACAACGCCGACTGGCAGGTGGTCGTGGACGGCCGGCCCTGGAACGGCGTCTTCGACATGGCCTGGAAACCGGTCTTCAGCCCGGACGGCGCCCGCGTGGCCGCCAAGGTCGAACGCAAGGGCCGCCAGAACGTCCTGCTCGACGGCAAGCCTTACAAGCGGGACTTCGAACAGGTCTGGGAACCTGCCTTCAGCCCCGACGGCTCCAAGGTGCTCATCCGCGCCCGCGACGGCGGCAAATACCTCCGAATCGTGGCCCAGGCCGCGGACTTCTAGGGGAGGAAGCCATGCACGAGATCTACAACCTGGTCACCGGACCCCTGGCCTGGCTGGCCTGGGGCATCTTCATCGTGGGTTCCATCTACCGCTTGGCCATCATGTACATCCTGGCCAAGAAGAAGGACGGTCCCTCCCTGGCCTATATGAGCTGGGGCTTCTCCCTGCGCTCGATCATCAACTGGCTCATTCCCTTCAACGCCCTGGGCTGGCGCAGGAACCCGGTGATGACCGTGGCGACCTTCGCCTTCCACATCTGCCTGGTGCTGGCGCCGATCTTCCTCCTGGCCCACGTGGCCCTCTGGGATCAGTTCTTCGGCGTGGAGTATCCCGTGTTCCGCGAAAACGTCACCGACATCATGAGCATGATCGTGGTGGCGGGCGGTCTGGTCTTCGCCGGACGGCGGCTGTTCCAGAAGGAAGTCCGCTACGTGACCACCTGCCAGGATTGGCTCATCCTGGTCATCGCGGTCCTGCCCTTCCTCACCGGCATCCTGGCCTACCATCAGATATTCAACTACCAGACCATGGTCATCCTGCACATCCTGACCGGCGAGATCATGCTGGCGGCCATCCCGTTCACGCGGCTCTCGCACATGCTCTTCGCCGTGTTCACGCGCGCCTACATGGGCTCGGAGTTCGGCGGCGTCCGTCGGGTCAAGGACTGGTAAGCTCCTGAAGGAGGAGGAAATACATGGGAATCCAAGACAGACTCATCGAGGACGTCGGCCTCCGGGAGGGGGTCAAGCGCCTCACCGAGGATAAAATCGAGCAGGTGGTGCAGGCCGTCCTCAAAGGCGAGACCGGCGCGCGCCTGGCGGCCTACAACGAGATCTGCATGCGTTGCGGACTCTGCTCCGAGGCCTGCCACTTCTACCTCTCCCACGACGGCGACCCCAGCTACTCGCCCGTGGGCAAGGTGCAGCAGACCATGGCCGTGCTGCTCAAGAAGAAAGGCCGGGTCAGCCCGGACTTCATCTACGGCATGGCCCAGATCGCCTACACCGAATGCAACCTCTGCCGTCGTTGCGTGCACTTCTGCCCCGTGGGCATCGACACCGGCTACATCATGAGCACGGTGCGCCGCATCTGCCACAAGCTCGGCGTCACGCCGCAATACATCCAGGACACGGCCCACAGCCATTCGGCCACCTTCAACCAGATGTGGGTCAAGGACGACGAGTGGATCGACACGCTCCAGTGGCAGGAGGACGAGGCCCGCGACGAATTCCCGAGCCTGCGCATCCCCTTGGACAAGGAGGGGGCGGACATCTACTACTCGGTCATCGCGCCCGAGCCCAAGTTCCGCACCCAACTCATCTACCAAGCGGCGGCCATCTTCACCGCCGCCGGCGTGGACTGGACCATGCCCTCCGAACCCGGATGGGACAACTCGGACATGTGCATGTTCACCGGCGACTTCGAGATGATGGGCCGCCTCAAGCGCCGTCACTTCGAATCCGCCCAGAAGCTCAAGGTCAAGCGCATCGTCATGGGCGAGTGCGGCCACGCCTTCCGCTCGGTCTACGACATGGGCAACCGCTGGGTGGCCTGGAAGATGTATCCGGTTCCGGTCATCCACTCCATTGAGTTCTTCTGGGAACTCATGAAGCAGGGCAAGATCAAACTGGCCAAGAAATACCCCGGCCCAGTCACGGTGCATGACCCCTGCAACGTGGTCCGCGGTCGCGGCCACCACGAGAAGCTCCGCGAACTGGTCCGTTTCCTCATCGACGGCGACATCGTCGAGATGGCCTCCAACCGCGAGCATGCCATCTGCTGCACCGCGGGCGGCGGCGTGATCAACTGCGGCCCGCCGTTCAAGAACGTCCGTCTGGCCGGCAGCAAGGCCAAGGCCGAAGAGTTGAAAGCCACCGGCGTGAAGACCATCGTGGCTCCCTGCCACAACTGCCACGGCGGCCTGGAAGATACGGTCCACCGCTACAAGCTGGGCATGGACATCAAGTTCCTCGGCGACATCATCTACGAGTGCATGGAAAAGCCGAGTTAGGGCGAGGGGGAGAAACCATATGAAGAAAACCACGATTGTCGCCCTGCTGGCTCTCTGGGTGCTGGTCCCGGCCCTGCGGGTCGCCGCCCAGGACGATCTCAAGGAGATCAAGTCGGAGGCCTTCGGCACGCTCCAGCGTCCGGCGGTTCCCTTCGACCACAACGCCCACAACGAAAAGGCCCAGATCGAGGACTGTCTGGTCTGCCATCACAGCGGCGAGAACGGCCGTCAGGACAAGACCACCGGTAGCGAGGGCACCCCCTGCTCCGAATGCCACAAGGTCAAGCCCACGGGCAAGACCACCTCGCTCATGCGCGCCTACCACAAGCAGTGCATCACCTGCCATACGGAAAAAAAGAAGGGCCCCGTCGCCTGCGGCGAGTGCCACATCCGCAAGTAGTCTCAACCCCGGGGGGCGGGGCCGTCCCGCCCCCCGGCTTCTCTCCCGCGCCAACGTTCAGAGACAGGAGGCGATCGCCATGCACCTGTCCACGCGAAGCCGCTACGGCGTCCGCATCGTTCTCGACGTGGCCTTGCATCAGGCCGACGGACCGGTGAAGGTCTCGGATATCGCCCTGCGCCAGAACATTTCACACAAGTATTTGGAAAAAATAATCATCAGTCTGCGCGAGGCGGGCATCCTCAAAAGCGTCCGCGGCTGTCGCGGCGGCATCCTCCTGGCCCGCTTCCAGCACGAGATCACCGCCGGAGAACTGGTGCGCGTCCTGGAGGGCAAGACTGCTCTCACGGACTGCGCCAACCCCGGCA
This window encodes:
- the tmcC gene encoding TmcC family electron transfer complex membrane anchor subunit, which translates into the protein MHEIYNLVTGPLAWLAWGIFIVGSIYRLAIMYILAKKKDGPSLAYMSWGFSLRSIINWLIPFNALGWRRNPVMTVATFAFHICLVLAPIFLLAHVALWDQFFGVEYPVFRENVTDIMSMIVVAGGLVFAGRRLFQKEVRYVTTCQDWLILVIAVLPFLTGILAYHQIFNYQTMVILHILTGEIMLAAIPFTRLSHMLFAVFTRAYMGSEFGGVRRVKDW
- the tmcB gene encoding electron transfer complex ferredoxin TmcB, yielding MGIQDRLIEDVGLREGVKRLTEDKIEQVVQAVLKGETGARLAAYNEICMRCGLCSEACHFYLSHDGDPSYSPVGKVQQTMAVLLKKKGRVSPDFIYGMAQIAYTECNLCRRCVHFCPVGIDTGYIMSTVRRICHKLGVTPQYIQDTAHSHSATFNQMWVKDDEWIDTLQWQEDEARDEFPSLRIPLDKEGADIYYSVIAPEPKFRTQLIYQAAAIFTAAGVDWTMPSEPGWDNSDMCMFTGDFEMMGRLKRRHFESAQKLKVKRIVMGECGHAFRSVYDMGNRWVAWKMYPVPVIHSIEFFWELMKQGKIKLAKKYPGPVTVHDPCNVVRGRGHHEKLRELVRFLIDGDIVEMASNREHAICCTAGGGVINCGPPFKNVRLAGSKAKAEELKATGVKTIVAPCHNCHGGLEDTVHRYKLGMDIKFLGDIIYECMEKPS
- the tmcA gene encoding acidic tetraheme cytochrome c3 TmcA encodes the protein MKKTTIVALLALWVLVPALRVAAQDDLKEIKSEAFGTLQRPAVPFDHNAHNEKAQIEDCLVCHHSGENGRQDKTTGSEGTPCSECHKVKPTGKTTSLMRAYHKQCITCHTEKKKGPVACGECHIRK
- a CDS encoding RrF2 family transcriptional regulator — encoded protein: MHLSTRSRYGVRIVLDVALHQADGPVKVSDIALRQNISHKYLEKIIISLREAGILKSVRGCRGGILLARFQHEITAGELVRVLEGKTALTDCANPGTRCVPCQRTQGCPAQRLWSEASRALFDTLDNITMADVIAWQDDMREDSAAFCRLPRCVEQSSEPRVCFPL